From the Haemophilus parainfluenzae genome, the window AATTGTTATCTTTGCCCGCGTAATAAACGTATCACTGGCGAACCTAATCCGGATTACCATAAACCTTATGTATTCAAAAATGATTTCTCGGCTTTATTAGAAGATACACCAGCGCCAGAGCAATCAGCCGATCCTCTTTTCCAAATGAGCCAAGCTCGTGGTGAAAGCCGTGTTATTTGTTTTTCGCCAGATCACAGTAAAACATTGCCATTATTGACCGCACTTGAAATTGAAGAAGTGATTAAAGTGTGGCAAGCGCAATTGCGTGAACTGGGTCAAAAATATCAGTGGGTACAGATTTTCGAAAACAAAGGTGCGGCCATGGGATGCTCCAATCCACATCCGCACGGACAAATCTGGGCAAACAGCTTTTTACCGAATGAAGTCGCGCGTGAAGATGTTGCTCAACGAAATTATTATGAAAAGCATGGTTCTGTCCTTTTAGTGGATTACGTTCAAAAAGAATTAGAGAAAAAAGAACGTATTGTGGTAGAAACCGAGCATTGGGTTGCGGTGGTGCCTTATTGGGCGGTGTGGCCGTTTGAAACCTTATTATTGCCCAAAGTACATGTCAAACGCTTAACAGAATTAACTGAGGCTCAAACCAAAGATCTTGCCGTGATATTGAAAAAATTGGCAACAAAATACGATAACTTATTCGAAACGTCTTTCCCTTATTCAATGGGCTTCCATGCCGCACCATTTAATGGTGAAGATAACGAACATTGGCAGCTTCATGCGCATTTTTATCCACCATTGTTGCGTTCTGCTACGGTTCGCAAATTTATGGTGGGCTATGAAATGCTAGGTGAAAGCCAGCGAGACCTCACCGCAGAACAAGCAGCCGAAAGATTACATGCGTTAAGCGAAGTACATTATAAAGAACGTTAAGCAATAATTTCCCTCTTGAGTTAAGAGGGTGTGTCAAAGATAAAGGAAAATAATATGACTCCAGTCCAAAAATCCCAACACATTTTTACGCAAAAATATAACAAGCAACCGGAACTGACCGTGTATGCGCCTGGTCGTGTAAACATTATCGGCGAACATACTGACTACAATGATGGCTTTGTGATGCCTTGTGCAATCAATTATGGTACAGCCATTGCGGGATCAAAACGTGCTGATCATATTTGGAATGTTTATGCCGCAGATCTTGATCTAGAAGATACCTTCTCTCTTGATGAAGATTTTCCTCAAAGTGAGCAAAAATGGGCGAATTATGTGCGTGGTGTCGTGAAATTTATTCAAGAACGTTGCCCGCAATTTAAACAAGGCGCTGATTTAGTCATTTCAGGCAACGTGCCTCATTCTTCCGGTTTAAGTTCTTCTGCAGCACTTGAAGTGGCGACAGGTAAGTTTTGCCAACAACTCAGTGATTTACCTTTAACACATACAGAAATTGCTTTAATTGGTCAAAAAGCTGAAAACAAATTTGTAGGCGCAAATTGTGGAAACATGGATCAATTAATTTCGGCTTTAGGACAAAAAGATCATCTCTTAATGATTGATTGCCGTAGCTTAGAAACACAGCCAACACCTGTGCCGAAAGATGTCGCTGTTATTATTGTGAACTCAAATGTACCGCATGATTTGGTGACAGGTGAATACAACACACGCCGCTGGCAATGTGAAAAAGCCGCAGAGTTTTTTGGCGTAAAAGCCTTACGTGATGTGTCAGTAGAAGAATTCCAAAAAAGAGAAGCAGAATTGACCGCACTTAATGTTTTAGTGGCTAAACGCGCACGCCATGTGGTGACTGAAAACCAACGAGTACTTGATGCGGTTGAAGCATTAAAACATAACGATTTAACAAAATTAGGCGAATTAATGGGGCAATCTCACGAGTCCATGCGTGATGATTTTGAGATTACTGTGCCACAAATCGATTATCTTGTTGAACTCGCTCAATTAGTGATTGGTAAAACCGGTGGTGCGAGAATGACTGGTGGTGGTTTTGGTGGTTGCATTGTTGCCCTTGCTCCTCATGATAAAGTCGAAGCTGTGCGTAAAATTATTGCCGATAATTATAAAAAACAAACGGGCTTAAAAGAAGATTTCTACGTTTGCACTGCCTCACAAGGAGTGAGTCTATGCTAGAAAAAACGGTGTTCAATGCACCAGATGGACAGCCTTATCAACTTGTTCAACTCACCAATTCGAATGGCATGACCGTGCAATTTATGGATTGGGGAGCCACTTGGCTTTCTTGTAAAGTCCCTATGAATGGTGAGTTGCGAGAAGTATTACTCGGCTGCAAAGTGGAAGATTATCCTCATCAAACTGCTTATTTGGGTGCAAGCGTAGGACGCTATGCGAACCGTATTGCTAACGCCCAATTTAAATTAGGTGAGCGAACAATCCATCTAGTCGCCAATCAAGGCAATCATCAATTACATGGTGGTCAAGAAGGCTTTGATAAACGCCGTTGGAAAGTGGAAGAGTGCGGTCAGAATTTTGTGCGTTTTTCTCTTGTGTCTCCTGATGGTGATCAAGGTTTTGAAGGTAATGTACAAGTCACTGTGATTTACACGCTGACTGATGAAAATAGCGTAAAAATTGAATACGAAGCCGAAAGTGATAAAGATACCGCGCTTAATCTAATAAACCACGCTTATTTCAATTTAGAAAATGCCGAACAGGGCTGTGACGTACGAAATCACACATTACGCCTTAATGCGGATTTCTATCTGCCAGTTGATGGCGAAGGCATCCCCAATTCACCACTTAAACATGTGGTGAATACTAGCCTTGATTTTCGTGTGGCAAAACCAATCGCACAAGATTTCCAACAAGGCGATCAAGTGGTAACAAAAGGTTACGATCATTCCTTTATCGTCAATAAAGCATGGCAAAAGCCTTGTGTATTATTGACTTCCCCTAATGAAGATTTAAGCCTTGAAGTGCTCACATCCCAAGCCGCGTTACAGGTATATACGGGAAACTATCTTGCAGGTACCCCAACTCGTGAAGGTAGCACTTATCAAGATTTCAGCGGCATAGCCCTTGAAACGCAATGTCTTCCCGATACCCCCAACCATCCCGAATGGCAAAATTATGGCGGTATTCAAAAAGCAGGTGAACGCTATTACCAGTGGACAGAGTTTAGGTTTAAATAGTTAATCAGTTAATAAAAGTGCGGTTAAAAATAATAGTGTTTTTAACCGCACTTTATTTTATTCTCCTTATTTTAACTCATTTCATTATTATTTATATAAAGGTTAAATAACCTTAAAAAAATTACAGTTATTATTTTGTTGACTGTTTTGGTATGGTTTAATAAAATTACTATTGTTTAGTTTTTTGGTATGGTATTTAAATTTATTAAATCCAATAATTTTCAACATTTTAATAACCACAATTTTATTATGAATATATCTAGAGTGTTTGGAGTGGGATTATTTCTGGTGTCCCCTTTTATCTTAGCCAATCCTCCTTCTACAAATGCAAATGTAGAAAAGCAAATCGATGCCAAACAACAGAGGCAACAAGCTGAACAAGATGCGGCTATTTTAGCCCAGCAAACGCAATCTGCGAATGTGCGTTTAGAGGGTGAAAAAGAGGCCTCACTTGGCTTTCCACAAAATGAAGCACAATGTTTTCCTATCAATCAATTGGTGCTGACCGATTATCAAGCTGAAGAAGAAAATTCATCAGCTTCTTCCCTTAAATTAATCCAACCAAGCCAATTCTCTTGGGCATTAAAGTCGGTTTATGCTGAGCGTGATTTTGCGCTACCGGCTTGTATTGGCTCGGAGGGGATTAACGTCTTACTTCGCCGTATTCAAAATCGTTTAATTGATTTTGGTTATGTCACCACGCGCGTGGTGGTGGAGCCACAGGATTTACGTTCAGGCATGCTTGTACTCACTGTGATTCCGGGTAAAGTAGGTCGTATTCAATTACAAGACCAAAGTGCGATTCCGTTTGCCACCCGTGGTACCTTATGGTTTGCTATGCCAATGGCGCAGGGGGATATATTAAATATTCGCAATATTGAACAAGGTTTAGAAAACTTAAAACGTGTACCGAGTGCCGATGCGAATATGGAGCTTGTGCCAACGGATGCTGTAGGTGAAACCGATGTGGTGATTGCCTATAAGCAAAGCTTA encodes:
- the galT gene encoding galactose-1-phosphate uridylyltransferase, with translation MSEAVFEPTDHPHRRYNPLIDQWVLVSPHRAKRPWQGQQEKVSEEQKPSHDPNCYLCPRNKRITGEPNPDYHKPYVFKNDFSALLEDTPAPEQSADPLFQMSQARGESRVICFSPDHSKTLPLLTALEIEEVIKVWQAQLRELGQKYQWVQIFENKGAAMGCSNPHPHGQIWANSFLPNEVAREDVAQRNYYEKHGSVLLVDYVQKELEKKERIVVETEHWVAVVPYWAVWPFETLLLPKVHVKRLTELTEAQTKDLAVILKKLATKYDNLFETSFPYSMGFHAAPFNGEDNEHWQLHAHFYPPLLRSATVRKFMVGYEMLGESQRDLTAEQAAERLHALSEVHYKER
- the galM gene encoding galactose-1-epimerase; the protein is MLEKTVFNAPDGQPYQLVQLTNSNGMTVQFMDWGATWLSCKVPMNGELREVLLGCKVEDYPHQTAYLGASVGRYANRIANAQFKLGERTIHLVANQGNHQLHGGQEGFDKRRWKVEECGQNFVRFSLVSPDGDQGFEGNVQVTVIYTLTDENSVKIEYEAESDKDTALNLINHAYFNLENAEQGCDVRNHTLRLNADFYLPVDGEGIPNSPLKHVVNTSLDFRVAKPIAQDFQQGDQVVTKGYDHSFIVNKAWQKPCVLLTSPNEDLSLEVLTSQAALQVYTGNYLAGTPTREGSTYQDFSGIALETQCLPDTPNHPEWQNYGGIQKAGERYYQWTEFRFK
- the galK gene encoding galactokinase, which translates into the protein MTPVQKSQHIFTQKYNKQPELTVYAPGRVNIIGEHTDYNDGFVMPCAINYGTAIAGSKRADHIWNVYAADLDLEDTFSLDEDFPQSEQKWANYVRGVVKFIQERCPQFKQGADLVISGNVPHSSGLSSSAALEVATGKFCQQLSDLPLTHTEIALIGQKAENKFVGANCGNMDQLISALGQKDHLLMIDCRSLETQPTPVPKDVAVIIVNSNVPHDLVTGEYNTRRWQCEKAAEFFGVKALRDVSVEEFQKREAELTALNVLVAKRARHVVTENQRVLDAVEALKHNDLTKLGELMGQSHESMRDDFEITVPQIDYLVELAQLVIGKTGGARMTGGGFGGCIVALAPHDKVEAVRKIIADNYKKQTGLKEDFYVCTASQGVSLC